Proteins from a single region of Weeksella virosa DSM 16922:
- the dprA gene encoding DNA-processing protein DprA — protein MINDLKYQIALSFCKGLGPKYTKQLLHSFGLAKMVWQEKLSTLQEKTKIPLTNLMDIGRDEILTMAENEILFCEQNQIKILSFFDDAYPFYLKQCIDAPLILYYKGNINFKSELNISIVGSRKMTAYGAKFIQELVADLRDYPICIVSGLAYGCDIQAHRAALSLGLPTWGVLAHHLNKVYPAKHKKEAQEMLENGGLISEYSSQHALIPECFLQRNRIIAGLSPTTIIVESSYSGGALVTAKFANEYNRDVFALPGRNSDKMSRGNNHLIKTHQAYLIENTQDLLYHLNIQSKDNKTKQVEMFVDLTENEQKIVQLLQKNQKLHIDQLADLSNQYTYQLLPILLDLELKQLVKPLPGKFFELI, from the coding sequence ATGATAAATGATTTGAAATACCAAATTGCGCTAAGTTTTTGTAAAGGCTTAGGACCCAAGTACACCAAGCAATTGCTGCACAGCTTTGGGCTTGCAAAAATGGTATGGCAAGAAAAGTTATCTACTCTACAAGAGAAAACCAAAATACCTCTAACTAATCTGATGGATATTGGGCGCGATGAAATCTTAACGATGGCCGAAAACGAGATACTTTTTTGCGAACAAAATCAAATCAAAATCCTTTCTTTTTTTGATGATGCTTATCCCTTTTATCTGAAACAATGTATCGATGCTCCCTTAATTCTGTATTATAAGGGTAATATAAACTTCAAAAGTGAGCTGAATATTTCTATCGTTGGATCAAGGAAAATGACTGCATATGGTGCCAAGTTTATACAAGAACTCGTCGCAGATTTACGCGATTATCCGATTTGTATTGTGAGTGGTTTGGCCTACGGCTGCGATATTCAGGCGCATCGTGCTGCACTGAGTTTGGGTCTACCGACGTGGGGTGTTTTGGCGCATCATCTGAACAAAGTATATCCAGCAAAACATAAAAAAGAAGCACAAGAAATGCTAGAAAATGGTGGGTTGATTAGCGAATATTCTTCTCAGCATGCATTGATTCCTGAATGTTTTTTGCAGAGAAATCGGATCATTGCTGGACTTTCTCCGACGACAATTATCGTAGAATCTAGCTATTCTGGCGGAGCATTGGTAACAGCAAAGTTTGCCAATGAATATAATCGAGATGTTTTTGCTTTGCCCGGACGAAATTCGGATAAAATGAGTCGAGGGAACAACCATTTGATCAAAACACATCAGGCGTATCTCATAGAAAATACACAAGATTTACTGTATCATTTGAATATCCAATCCAAAGATAATAAAACAAAGCAGGTCGAAATGTTTGTGGATTTAACCGAAAATGAACAAAAAATCGTTCAATTATTACAGAAAAATCAAAAACTACATATCGATCAGTTGGCCGATTTATCCAACCAATATACTTATCAATTATTACCAATACTGCTCGACTTAGAACTGAAACAGCTCGTGAAACCTTTACCTGGTAAATTTTTCGAACTTATTTAA
- a CDS encoding HU domain-containing protein: MKIEQLIHELLYEHNCVIVPDFGAFITQTYSAKKDKEAQNFLPPSKTVSFNASLQKQDGLLINALMRKQSMSQEKALETIQNQVRFWQEHLQAGKELSLIRLGKLQQNVEGNLVFTPEDTNFLLSSFGLPAVHAPYVLQTEIEKEKPNRYAGLLAAASFLPILIGGFLYFNTPQPVKAFVDEQWSGIVLPMFGKEKVNHKVIHPTEKSIHHLPNIMAEETTLVASNTTKNNETVVVKTKETTGKYQVVAGSYKRLDEAQEAIEKLHKKGFDKAGMVYKKGSFFYVNYMTFETEEGARAYLNWIHEQNKDAWIRKN, from the coding sequence ATGAAAATAGAACAACTTATACATGAATTATTATACGAACACAATTGTGTAATTGTTCCTGATTTCGGGGCTTTTATTACACAGACTTATTCGGCAAAGAAAGATAAGGAAGCCCAAAACTTTCTCCCGCCAAGTAAGACAGTTTCATTTAATGCTTCTCTACAAAAGCAAGATGGGTTACTTATCAACGCCTTGATGAGAAAACAAAGCATGTCGCAAGAAAAAGCTCTAGAAACAATTCAGAATCAGGTGCGTTTTTGGCAAGAACATTTGCAAGCAGGTAAAGAACTTTCGCTTATTCGTTTGGGAAAACTACAACAAAATGTCGAAGGTAATTTGGTTTTCACCCCCGAAGACACTAATTTCTTATTAAGTAGTTTTGGGTTACCTGCCGTTCATGCTCCGTATGTTCTACAAACCGAAATAGAAAAAGAAAAACCGAATCGTTATGCTGGTTTGTTGGCTGCTGCTTCTTTTCTACCTATTCTGATAGGAGGTTTTTTATACTTCAATACGCCTCAGCCTGTCAAAGCATTTGTGGATGAACAATGGAGTGGAATTGTTTTGCCAATGTTCGGTAAAGAAAAAGTTAACCACAAAGTAATTCATCCTACCGAAAAAAGCATTCATCATTTGCCAAATATCATGGCAGAAGAAACGACCCTTGTGGCAAGTAATACGACAAAAAACAACGAAACAGTTGTGGTGAAAACCAAAGAAACAACCGGGAAATACCAAGTAGTCGCTGGCTCTTATAAAAGGCTAGATGAAGCACAAGAAGCAATTGAGAAACTGCATAAAAAAGGATTCGACAAAGCTGGCATGGTGTACAAAAAAGGTAGTTTCTTTTATGTAAACTACATGACTTTCGAAACCGAAGAAGGAGCAAGAGCATACCTTAACTGGATTCATGAACAGAATAAAGATGCATGGATTAGAAAAAACTAA
- a CDS encoding acyl-CoA thioesterase — MLKSKTAKESLAIMTNLVLPSEINALNNMFGGELLARMDRISSIAARTHAGSYQVVTASVNHVSFDRPIPLGSTVRLEAKVTRAFSTSMEVYVDVYLYDYKNSCYEKTNNGIYTFVAVDENNKPTRVPELIPETEQEIERYEAALRRKQLSLVLGGRMKPEEAHELKALFS, encoded by the coding sequence ATGTTAAAATCTAAAACAGCCAAAGAATCATTAGCAATCATGACTAATTTGGTTCTTCCAAGTGAAATTAACGCTCTCAACAATATGTTTGGAGGCGAACTACTCGCGCGTATGGATAGGATTTCTTCTATCGCTGCAAGAACACATGCAGGCAGCTACCAAGTAGTAACCGCTAGTGTGAACCACGTTTCTTTCGATAGACCAATTCCGCTCGGGAGCACGGTTCGTTTAGAAGCCAAAGTCACGCGTGCTTTTTCTACCTCTATGGAGGTCTATGTCGATGTGTATTTGTACGATTATAAAAACTCTTGTTATGAGAAAACCAATAACGGAATTTACACTTTCGTTGCGGTAGACGAAAACAACAAACCGACACGTGTACCCGAATTAATTCCAGAAACCGAACAAGAAATCGAACGTTATGAAGCTGCTTTGCGTAGGAAACAATTGAGTTTGGTATTGGGCGGAAGAATGAAACCAGAAGAGGCTCATGAGCTAAAAGCTCTTTTCTCATAA
- a CDS encoding T9SS type A sorting domain-containing protein: protein MKILLQLALFASPFIVFAQYTSPNSGVVLHLQDIANADNTTISVDNDNPNTYYIHKNITISANDKLVIDKDYWVYISDEVLLNIEGTIEAIAPNRANFTVQNPETESYQGIRLDEFSTATFKNISFSYGGGIRALSGHFLAENCSFSYMHDKGISTGGAISFSRGTPKVINSQFLHNETPAVGSAANSKVGLIFENNYLENNNTKNTNRPQINMGPSGENQQIIIKNNTIIGNRDNTRVGGIAVASLVGLDSFAIIDGNIVKDNRYGITLVGPKSGGDILNNQLINNNSENLPMQGGSGISITQPGNVLGDKIRILDNHIENNLWGITLIGEATNIFMGDATTPGNNFFYENGNNGETFALYNNSPNEVIAQGNCWIAPSTTDLSAIENVIFHRVDNPSLGLVDYSNPTCTMSVNDQEQAIVSIYPNPVEDFLFWQSNHLIQEVEVFSINGEKQMQLSPQKTAIYMKHLSKGVYIVQFTTQNGEITRKKIIKK from the coding sequence ATGAAAATACTTTTACAACTTGCTCTATTCGCATCTCCTTTTATTGTTTTTGCACAATATACTTCACCAAATTCTGGAGTTGTTTTGCACCTACAAGACATTGCCAATGCGGATAATACGACAATTTCTGTAGATAATGATAACCCAAACACCTATTATATTCATAAAAACATTACGATTTCTGCCAACGATAAGTTGGTGATCGATAAGGATTATTGGGTGTATATCTCAGACGAAGTTTTACTCAACATCGAAGGAACAATAGAAGCCATTGCCCCCAACCGTGCAAATTTCACAGTACAAAATCCTGAAACAGAATCCTATCAAGGTATACGGTTGGATGAATTTTCCACCGCAACATTCAAAAACATTTCATTCAGTTATGGTGGTGGTATTCGTGCACTAAGCGGACATTTTTTGGCCGAAAATTGTTCATTTTCTTATATGCACGACAAAGGTATTTCTACAGGAGGAGCAATATCTTTCTCGCGCGGTACCCCGAAAGTTATCAACAGTCAATTTCTTCATAACGAAACACCTGCTGTTGGCTCTGCTGCTAACTCAAAAGTCGGCTTGATTTTCGAGAATAATTATCTAGAAAACAACAATACCAAAAATACCAACCGTCCACAAATAAATATGGGTCCGAGTGGAGAAAATCAACAAATTATTATTAAAAACAACACAATAATTGGTAACCGAGACAATACCAGAGTTGGCGGAATTGCTGTAGCAAGTTTGGTTGGGCTCGATAGCTTTGCAATTATCGATGGGAATATTGTGAAAGATAACCGATACGGAATCACACTAGTTGGTCCAAAGTCGGGTGGTGATATTCTGAATAATCAACTCATCAACAACAACTCAGAAAACTTACCTATGCAAGGCGGAAGTGGTATCTCTATCACACAACCTGGTAATGTTTTGGGGGATAAAATCAGAATACTCGATAACCATATCGAGAATAATTTATGGGGCATTACGCTTATCGGTGAAGCTACGAATATTTTTATGGGCGATGCTACCACTCCTGGAAATAATTTTTTCTACGAAAACGGAAACAACGGAGAAACTTTTGCTTTGTACAACAATTCTCCCAACGAAGTTATTGCACAAGGAAATTGCTGGATAGCTCCTTCGACAACCGATTTGTCGGCGATAGAAAACGTAATTTTTCATCGGGTAGATAATCCATCTTTGGGGCTTGTAGATTATAGCAACCCTACATGTACGATGAGTGTAAATGATCAAGAACAAGCGATAGTTTCTATTTATCCGAACCCAGTAGAGGATTTCCTTTTTTGGCAATCGAATCACCTGATCCAAGAAGTAGAAGTCTTTTCGATAAATGGAGAAAAGCAAATGCAGCTTTCACCCCAAAAAACTGCAATTTATATGAAACACTTAAGCAAGGGTGTTTATATCGTTCAATTCACAACCCAAAATGGAGAAATTACCCGTAAGAAAATAATCAAAAAGTAA
- a CDS encoding flavohemoglobin expression-modulating QEGLA motif protein — translation MKKLSVDKIIEKIRAEEVFDVMAEDDSFRLKIDEYIPYVCAAIHNGHLMRLELLEKTSLSDYERWYEEDPHTAEFIAQFPIVIQGNDSRFEYDLNRDPNTAVYEEAWGKQCWKVPLTEEEKQRSLDKHHNFYRVVHALIEKLEKKFNACLVYDIHSYNWKRWNRKVPVFNIGSELINHQKYDVYVDSWARELSEIQLGEIENDTAINDVFYGRGYLLKYLTENFDNTLVLATEVSKIYCDELTGESFPEIIFLIREGFKNAIVNHAFSFVKKETTYKISKQFNILHNELESDLIKVDKKLFSLVNNFELLSVINPMNLEFEKMKFFASKYNYEPQFKYHPINLNPLEFKRKLTSINVERIDDSSIQKMYIDTISAYMDKVDMLANIGSEKFLYNSLRYFGEPNQKDIDNANFILYCPDFRPDKVDDYTEKEVVQLFQNATKEYGFDFTIEVSDHIASKALVINSQKKVIIKKGVRFNKRFTKGLIEHEIGVHMVTTMNAADQPLKIFSIGLPVNTLTQEGLAILSEYYSDSMNIDRLRELGLRVLAVKYMTSGNTFSETFQLMVEKYKMEPHNAYYLTARVYRGGGFTKDALYLKGLKTILSFMDSGRPINNLLIGKTSVEYIDTIDELIARNMINPPKYYTKIFKHHEENPSINPLLQYIFKGLKD, via the coding sequence ATGAAAAAATTAAGTGTCGATAAAATAATCGAAAAAATTCGGGCGGAAGAAGTTTTCGACGTCATGGCCGAAGATGATTCTTTTCGTTTGAAGATAGATGAATATATACCGTATGTCTGTGCGGCAATCCATAACGGACATTTGATGCGTCTCGAGTTACTTGAGAAAACATCGCTAAGTGATTACGAGCGTTGGTACGAAGAAGATCCCCATACAGCAGAGTTTATTGCCCAATTCCCGATTGTGATTCAAGGAAATGACTCGCGTTTCGAATATGATTTGAACCGCGATCCCAATACAGCAGTGTATGAAGAAGCTTGGGGTAAACAATGCTGGAAAGTTCCTTTAACCGAAGAAGAAAAACAAAGAAGCCTAGACAAGCATCATAATTTTTACCGCGTTGTTCATGCCTTGATCGAAAAGTTAGAAAAGAAATTCAATGCGTGTTTGGTGTACGATATTCATTCGTACAATTGGAAAAGATGGAATCGAAAAGTTCCGGTTTTTAACATTGGATCAGAATTGATAAACCATCAAAAATATGATGTTTATGTTGATTCTTGGGCCAGAGAGTTGAGTGAAATTCAATTGGGAGAAATCGAAAATGATACGGCTATAAATGATGTATTTTATGGTCGTGGCTATCTATTAAAATATCTTACAGAAAACTTCGACAACACGTTGGTCTTAGCCACCGAAGTTTCTAAAATATATTGCGACGAATTGACAGGAGAATCCTTTCCAGAAATTATATTCTTAATTAGAGAAGGCTTCAAAAATGCAATTGTAAACCATGCATTTTCTTTCGTTAAAAAAGAAACTACCTATAAAATTTCTAAACAATTCAATATTCTACATAATGAATTAGAATCGGATTTGATAAAAGTAGATAAAAAACTATTCAGTTTGGTGAATAATTTCGAGTTGCTTTCAGTAATCAATCCAATGAATTTAGAGTTCGAAAAAATGAAATTTTTTGCTTCTAAATATAATTATGAGCCTCAGTTCAAATACCATCCAATCAATCTGAATCCTTTAGAATTTAAACGAAAATTAACCTCGATTAATGTAGAGCGAATAGACGATAGTAGCATCCAAAAAATGTATATCGATACCATTAGTGCATATATGGATAAGGTAGATATGTTAGCCAACATCGGATCAGAAAAGTTTCTATACAATTCTTTACGCTATTTCGGTGAACCCAATCAGAAAGATATAGACAATGCGAATTTCATACTGTATTGTCCAGATTTCAGGCCCGATAAAGTAGACGATTATACAGAAAAAGAAGTGGTTCAGTTATTTCAGAATGCTACCAAAGAATATGGTTTCGATTTCACAATAGAAGTGTCCGATCACATTGCATCGAAAGCTTTAGTTATCAATAGCCAGAAAAAAGTAATCATCAAAAAAGGAGTCCGATTCAATAAACGCTTCACCAAAGGCTTGATCGAACATGAAATTGGTGTACACATGGTAACAACGATGAATGCAGCCGATCAACCACTGAAAATTTTCAGTATTGGATTGCCTGTCAATACATTAACTCAGGAAGGATTGGCTATTTTATCCGAGTATTATTCGGACAGTATGAATATCGATCGTTTGCGAGAGTTGGGTTTACGCGTTTTGGCTGTGAAATATATGACCTCTGGAAATACATTCTCAGAGACCTTTCAGTTAATGGTAGAAAAATATAAAATGGAGCCTCATAATGCCTATTATCTTACGGCACGTGTCTATCGCGGAGGAGGTTTTACCAAAGATGCTTTATATCTAAAAGGTCTTAAAACAATTTTAAGTTTTATGGACTCGGGTCGTCCTATCAATAATCTATTAATCGGGAAAACATCGGTAGAATATATCGATACGATTGATGAGTTGATTGCGCGAAACATGATAAATCCTCCGAAATATTATACCAAAATCTTCAAGCATCACGAAGAAAATCCTTCCATTAATCCATTGTTACAATATATTTTTAAAGGATTGAAAGATTAA
- a CDS encoding glutathione synthetase (The second step in the glutathione biosynthesis pathway, where it synthesizes ATP + gamma-L-glutamyl-L-cysteine + glycine = ADP + phosphate + glutathione) has product MKICFVMYPWDKIVPGKDTTIRLIKECIECGYEVSLVTKSGVTLQKGKVLGQCQKLIPQVVGEDCVAFYDQMQFEYSTQELKTFDIIFMRADPPVDNMLLNILELIEDEVFFVNRISGLRKANNKIYAAFFDDGTDEIVPQTLITSEVPLIKKFIEENDFQKFIIKPLDGMGGKGVILLERSQLNNVSAIADFYINAEGKKKPIIVQNYIEGAEKGDIRAIVVNGEPIGAIKRIPAEGDHRSNISAGGDSVKHELTETELKLCRKLGKQLVKDGLYICGIDIINNKMVELNVMSPGGVYPHNKANNNTEIQKQIIGMIVDKYEELKR; this is encoded by the coding sequence ATGAAAATTTGCTTCGTGATGTATCCTTGGGATAAAATTGTTCCAGGAAAAGATACCACAATTCGACTGATAAAAGAGTGCATAGAGTGCGGTTATGAAGTGTCCTTGGTTACCAAATCGGGAGTGACTTTACAAAAAGGAAAAGTATTGGGGCAATGCCAAAAACTTATACCGCAAGTAGTAGGTGAAGATTGTGTTGCATTCTACGATCAGATGCAGTTTGAGTATTCTACACAAGAGCTCAAAACATTTGATATCATCTTCATGCGTGCCGATCCGCCTGTAGACAATATGTTGCTCAATATCTTAGAACTAATAGAAGACGAGGTTTTTTTTGTTAATCGAATTTCTGGTTTACGCAAAGCTAATAACAAAATCTATGCTGCATTTTTCGACGACGGAACAGATGAAATTGTGCCGCAAACCTTGATTACATCAGAAGTTCCCCTGATAAAAAAATTCATAGAAGAGAACGATTTTCAGAAATTTATCATCAAACCATTAGATGGAATGGGCGGTAAGGGTGTGATACTTCTAGAGCGCAGTCAACTGAACAATGTGTCGGCAATTGCAGATTTCTACATCAATGCAGAAGGCAAAAAGAAACCAATTATTGTTCAAAATTATATCGAAGGAGCAGAAAAAGGCGATATTCGTGCTATCGTGGTCAATGGTGAACCTATTGGTGCGATAAAAAGAATTCCGGCCGAAGGAGATCACCGCTCTAATATCAGTGCAGGAGGAGATTCCGTGAAACATGAGTTGACCGAAACCGAGCTAAAACTTTGCCGTAAACTCGGGAAACAATTAGTGAAAGATGGCTTGTATATTTGCGGTATTGATATTATCAATAATAAAATGGTCGAACTCAATGTAATGAGCCCGGGAGGCGTTTATCCGCACAATAAAGCCAATAACAATACCGAAATACAGAAACAAATCATCGGGATGATTGTTGATAAATATGAAGAGTTGAAGAGATGA
- a CDS encoding TlpA family protein disulfide reductase — MNKLISFYFFMLFIWSGIVFGQKIPQTDKKIFTEDVLHQTVKNRALDDVSLQSILQEQRGEVVVLYFWSSWCKDCLVGFPKLKTLQQKNPKVKFIFFSLDKTQKAWEKAIDKYALQGDHYWFSSGWENPFNNYIDLNWVPRYLLLNREGNIAKYYTIQADDQELQQAMNQL; from the coding sequence ATGAATAAACTAATTTCTTTTTACTTTTTCATGCTCTTTATTTGGAGCGGAATTGTGTTTGGACAGAAAATACCGCAGACCGATAAAAAGATTTTTACCGAAGATGTTCTTCACCAAACCGTGAAAAATAGAGCCTTAGATGATGTCTCTTTGCAATCTATTCTCCAAGAACAGCGAGGCGAAGTTGTGGTTTTGTATTTTTGGTCAAGTTGGTGCAAGGATTGTTTGGTCGGATTTCCGAAACTCAAAACCTTACAACAAAAAAATCCGAAAGTGAAATTTATTTTCTTTTCCTTGGATAAAACCCAAAAAGCTTGGGAAAAAGCAATAGATAAATATGCTTTGCAAGGAGATCACTATTGGTTTAGCAGTGGTTGGGAAAATCCGTTCAATAACTATATCGACCTCAACTGGGTGCCACGTTATTTGTTGCTCAATCGAGAAGGAAATATTGCAAAATATTACACCATTCAGGCCGACGATCAAGAATTGCAACAGGCAATGAACCAATTGTAA
- the pth gene encoding aminoacyl-tRNA hydrolase, which translates to MQKFLIVGLGNIGDKYENTRHNIGFKVVEEIAKRNDTKFSSSNFGEIAQFKYKGRPVTLLKPNTYMNLSGDAVRFWMQKENIDLPQLLVVTDDLNLDFGTLRMRGKGSDGGHNGLKDIQNKLQNTNYPRLRFGVGNDFLKGQQVDYVLGDWTIEENKILQDRLDMAAEAALAFVFHGLANAMNLYNGK; encoded by the coding sequence ATGCAGAAATTTTTAATTGTGGGCCTTGGGAATATAGGCGACAAATACGAGAATACTCGTCATAATATAGGTTTCAAGGTAGTAGAAGAAATTGCCAAACGTAACGATACTAAATTTTCCTCGTCTAATTTTGGTGAGATTGCACAATTTAAATACAAAGGACGTCCTGTAACTTTACTCAAACCCAACACCTATATGAATCTTAGTGGAGATGCAGTACGCTTTTGGATGCAGAAAGAAAATATCGATCTACCTCAACTACTCGTCGTTACCGATGATCTGAATTTGGATTTCGGGACCTTGCGCATGCGTGGAAAAGGAAGCGACGGCGGACATAATGGGTTGAAAGACATACAAAATAAATTACAAAACACCAATTATCCACGTTTACGCTTTGGGGTCGGAAATGATTTTTTAAAAGGACAACAAGTCGATTATGTTTTGGGAGATTGGACAATAGAAGAAAACAAAATCTTACAAGACCGACTCGATATGGCAGCCGAAGCTGCTTTGGCTTTTGTCTTTCATGGATTAGCAAACGCAATGAATCTATACAATGGTAAATAA
- a CDS encoding rhodanese-like domain-containing protein produces MNFFFGLILLVFTLGSCGHQQTLKKLDHIEATLYTKDINTTDKINFDHPDIILLDVRTPEEFAQGHIKGAINIDLQAEDFAQDIVRLDPKKTYYIYCRSGARARIAKDAMDVANIKKSYPFRNGITDYEGQLLKGGLDENQAKKETLFQKRKKK; encoded by the coding sequence ATGAACTTTTTTTTCGGACTTATCTTATTGGTTTTCACCTTAGGAAGTTGTGGTCATCAACAAACCCTAAAAAAATTAGACCATATAGAAGCAACTCTTTATACGAAAGACATTAATACTACAGATAAGATAAACTTTGATCACCCAGATATTATTCTTCTCGATGTTCGTACTCCCGAAGAGTTTGCACAGGGTCATATAAAAGGTGCGATCAATATCGATTTGCAAGCAGAAGATTTTGCACAAGATATTGTACGATTAGACCCCAAGAAAACCTATTATATTTATTGCCGATCTGGCGCTAGAGCTCGGATTGCAAAAGACGCCATGGATGTAGCAAATATAAAAAAATCATATCCTTTCCGTAACGGAATTACCGATTACGAAGGGCAATTGCTGAAAGGAGGTTTGGATGAAAATCAGGCAAAAAAAGAAACTTTATTTCAAAAACGTAAGAAAAAATAA
- a CDS encoding DUF3820 family protein gives MESGFRPEILQAMVSQTMPFGRYQGRLLCDLPISYLEWFASHGGFPKGKLGEILATVYEIKVNGLEQIIQQLKQMYPKK, from the coding sequence ATGGAAAGTGGTTTTCGGCCCGAAATATTACAAGCAATGGTCTCACAGACAATGCCTTTTGGTCGATACCAAGGTAGGTTATTATGCGATTTACCCATTTCTTATCTCGAATGGTTTGCTAGCCATGGCGGATTCCCTAAAGGAAAACTGGGTGAAATCTTGGCGACAGTTTATGAAATAAAAGTCAATGGATTAGAACAAATAATACAACAATTGAAACAAATGTATCCTAAAAAATAA
- the nadD gene encoding nicotinate (nicotinamide) nucleotide adenylyltransferase, which produces MKVGLFFGSFNPIHIGHLIIANHFQQFSDLEQVWFVVSPQNPFKEKKSLANEYNRLEMVELAIQDYPNLRACSDEFHLPRPSYTIDTLTHLKEKYPRYDFSLIMGSDVLISLPKWKNADILLRDYSMYVYPRPGEILADFDAKITIVEAPLMEISSTFIRNAVKHNKNIKPMLPPKVWEYLDGSNLYK; this is translated from the coding sequence ATGAAAGTTGGTTTGTTCTTTGGGTCGTTCAATCCGATTCATATAGGTCATTTGATAATTGCGAATCACTTTCAGCAATTTTCAGATTTAGAGCAAGTTTGGTTTGTGGTAAGTCCTCAAAATCCATTCAAAGAAAAAAAATCCTTAGCCAACGAATATAATCGTCTAGAGATGGTTGAGTTGGCGATACAAGATTACCCAAATCTTCGTGCTTGTAGTGATGAGTTTCATTTACCTCGGCCATCGTACACGATTGACACCTTGACGCACCTAAAAGAGAAATATCCTCGGTATGATTTTTCGCTGATTATGGGGTCTGATGTGTTGATAAGCTTACCAAAATGGAAGAATGCAGATATTCTTTTACGTGATTATTCGATGTATGTGTATCCACGCCCGGGTGAGATTTTAGCCGATTTCGACGCCAAAATTACTATCGTAGAAGCTCCATTGATGGAGATTTCATCAACGTTTATTCGTAATGCTGTGAAGCACAATAAGAACATTAAACCAATGCTTCCTCCTAAAGTATGGGAATACCTAGACGGAAGTAATCTCTATAAATAA